One window from the genome of Anopheles merus strain MAF chromosome 3R, AmerM5.1, whole genome shotgun sequence encodes:
- the LOC121595669 gene encoding calcium uptake protein 1 homolog, mitochondrial-like isoform X8 yields MALLRQISGVLNRGVGGLSKGPVHPVLLSGKYGIHPAHWRLLSTLSGGPSQAARLGAAGEHTLLVVPGTAWQDSNRQRQRGYKNFGHQHEKEPLYTKLFYVFLCSVMVGSCLDWKKLGAAINWPKVDADVGVEMGKQNGTQELEQEEEDADAESDVDAQGRKKSRKEKIGFRDRKIIEYENRIRQYSTPDKVFRYFATIHDGVEVFMTPIDFLTSMTPGMKQPEGLGLDQYKRYDAKSVSTRLDLHLDSDSIFYKLGAYGLISFSDYIFLLTVLSTSRRHFEIAFRMFDLNGDGDVDSEEFEKVANLIRQQTSIGNRHRDHANTGNTFKGVNSALTTYFFGPKNDEKLTIEKFLDFQQQLQREILTLEFLRKNPDENGNISEADFAELLLAYAGYPQKKKVKKIKRVKKRFRDHGSGISKEDYLNFFHFLNNINDVDTALTFYHIAGASIDQETLKHVARTVALVELSSHVIDVVFTIFDENMDGQLSNREFVAVMKNRLLRGLEKPKDTGFVKLMHSILKCAKDTKPVLLDL; encoded by the exons ATGGCCTTGCTGCGGCAAATTTCCGGAGTGCTGAACCGTGGTGTTGGTGGATTGTCGAAAGGCCCGGTTCATCCGGTGCTGCTGTCCGGAAAATATGGAATTCATCCGGCGCACTGGAGACTCCTTTCCACGCTCTCGGGCGGACCGTCGCAGGCCGCACGGCTTGGAGCGGCGGGCGAACACACCCTGCTGGTGGTGCCCGGGACTGCTTGGCAGGACTCCAATCGGCAGCGCCAGCGAGGATACAAAAATTTCGGCCATCAGCATGAAAAGGAACCCCTGTACACGAAGCTGTTCTACGTGTTCCTGTGCAGCGTGATGGTGGGCTCGTGTCTGGATTGGAAGAA GCTCGGGGCTGCAATTAATTGGCCGAAGGTGGACGCTGACGTCGGTGTGGAGATGGGCAAGCAGAACGGCACCCAGGAGctggagcaggaggaggaagatGCCGACGCGGAAAGCGATGTCGATGCACAGGGCAGAAAGAAGAGTCGTAAGGAAAAGATCGGTTTCCGCGATCGCAAG ATTATCGAATATGAGAACCGGATCCGTCAGTACAGCACGCCCGACAAGGTGTTCCGCTATTTTGCCACCATTCACGATGGCGTCGAGGTGTTCATGACGCCGATCGATTTCCTTACTAGCATGACACCGGGAATGAAACAACCAGAGG GACTTGGACTCGATCAGTACAAGCGGTATGATGCGAAG AGCGTCTCGACCCGGCTGGATCTGCATCTGGACAGTGACAGCATCTTCTACAAGCTCGGTGCGTACGGGCTGATCTCGTTCTCCGACTACATCTTTCTGCTGACCGTTCTGTCGA CATCCCGGCGCCACTTTGAGATCGCGTTCCGGATGTTCGACCTGAACGGGGACGGTGACGTAGACAGCGAGGAGTTCGAAAAGGTGGCGAATCTGATCCGCCAGCAAACGAGTATCGGTAATAGACACAGAGATCACGCGAACACGGGCAACAcgtttaaa GGTGTTAATTCAGCCCTGACGACGTACTTCTTCGGACCGAAGAACGACGAGAAGCTGACGATCGAGAAGTTTCTCGacttccagcagcagctgcagcgtgAAATACTGACGCTCGAGTTTTTGCGCAAAAATCCGGACGAAAATGGTAACATCAGCGAGGCGGACTTTGCGGAACTGCTGCTTGCGTACGCCGGCTACccgcagaagaagaaggtgaAGAAGATTAAGCGCGTGAAGAAGCG GTTCCGTGATCATGGTTCGGGCATTTCGAAGGAAGATTATCTGAACTTTTTCCACTTtctcaacaacatcaacgacGTGGACACGGCGCTAACGTTTTACCACATTGCGGGCGCATCGATTGACCAGGAGACGCTGAAGCACGTGGCCAGGACGGTGGCGCTGGTGGAGCTTTCTAGCCACGTGATCGATGTTGTGTTTACGATTTTCGATGAAAACA TGGACGGCCAGCTAAGCAATCGTGAGTTTGTGGCGGTCATGAAGAACCGACTGCTGCGCGGGCTCGAAAAACCGAAAGACACCGGGTTCGTCAAGCTAATGCATTCGATACTAAAGTGTGCCAAGGATACGAAACCCGTGCTGCTCGACCTGTAA
- the LOC121595669 gene encoding calcium uptake protein 1 homolog, mitochondrial-like isoform X5 produces the protein MALLRQISGVLNRGVGGLSKGPVHPVLLSGKYGIHPAHWRLLSTLSGGPSQAARLGAAGEHTLLVVPGTAWQDSNRQRQRGYKNFGHQHEKEPLYTKLFYVFLCSVMVGSCLDWKKLGAAINWPKVDADVGVEMGKQNGTQELEQEEEDADAESDVDAQGRKKSRKEKIGFRDRKIIEYENRIRQYSTPDKVFRYFATIHDGVEVFMTPIDFLTSMTPGMKQPEGLGLDQYKRYDAKSIEESVSTRLDLHLDSDSIFYKLGAYGLISFSDYIFLLTVLSTSRRHFEIAFRMFDLNGDGDVDSEEFEKVANLIRQQTSIGNRHRDHANTGNTFKGVNSALTTYFFGPKNDEKLTIEKFLDFQQQLQREILTLEFLRKNPDENGNISEADFAELLLAYAGYPQKKKVKKIKRVKKRFRDHGSGISKEDYLNFFHFLNNINDVDTALTFYHIAGASIDQETLKHVARTVALVELSSHVIDVVFTIFDENMDGQLSNREFVAVMKNRLLRGLEKPKDTGFVKLMHSILKCAKDTKPVLLDL, from the exons ATGGCCTTGCTGCGGCAAATTTCCGGAGTGCTGAACCGTGGTGTTGGTGGATTGTCGAAAGGCCCGGTTCATCCGGTGCTGCTGTCCGGAAAATATGGAATTCATCCGGCGCACTGGAGACTCCTTTCCACGCTCTCGGGCGGACCGTCGCAGGCCGCACGGCTTGGAGCGGCGGGCGAACACACCCTGCTGGTGGTGCCCGGGACTGCTTGGCAGGACTCCAATCGGCAGCGCCAGCGAGGATACAAAAATTTCGGCCATCAGCATGAAAAGGAACCCCTGTACACGAAGCTGTTCTACGTGTTCCTGTGCAGCGTGATGGTGGGCTCGTGTCTGGATTGGAAGAA GCTCGGGGCTGCAATTAATTGGCCGAAGGTGGACGCTGACGTCGGTGTGGAGATGGGCAAGCAGAACGGCACCCAGGAGctggagcaggaggaggaagatGCCGACGCGGAAAGCGATGTCGATGCACAGGGCAGAAAGAAGAGTCGTAAGGAAAAGATCGGTTTCCGCGATCGCAAG ATTATCGAATATGAGAACCGGATCCGTCAGTACAGCACGCCCGACAAGGTGTTCCGCTATTTTGCCACCATTCACGATGGCGTCGAGGTGTTCATGACGCCGATCGATTTCCTTACTAGCATGACACCGGGAATGAAACAACCAGAGG GACTTGGACTCGATCAGTACAAGCGGTATGATGCGAAG AGCATTGAAGAG AGCGTCTCGACCCGGCTGGATCTGCATCTGGACAGTGACAGCATCTTCTACAAGCTCGGTGCGTACGGGCTGATCTCGTTCTCCGACTACATCTTTCTGCTGACCGTTCTGTCGA CATCCCGGCGCCACTTTGAGATCGCGTTCCGGATGTTCGACCTGAACGGGGACGGTGACGTAGACAGCGAGGAGTTCGAAAAGGTGGCGAATCTGATCCGCCAGCAAACGAGTATCGGTAATAGACACAGAGATCACGCGAACACGGGCAACAcgtttaaa GGTGTTAATTCAGCCCTGACGACGTACTTCTTCGGACCGAAGAACGACGAGAAGCTGACGATCGAGAAGTTTCTCGacttccagcagcagctgcagcgtgAAATACTGACGCTCGAGTTTTTGCGCAAAAATCCGGACGAAAATGGTAACATCAGCGAGGCGGACTTTGCGGAACTGCTGCTTGCGTACGCCGGCTACccgcagaagaagaaggtgaAGAAGATTAAGCGCGTGAAGAAGCG GTTCCGTGATCATGGTTCGGGCATTTCGAAGGAAGATTATCTGAACTTTTTCCACTTtctcaacaacatcaacgacGTGGACACGGCGCTAACGTTTTACCACATTGCGGGCGCATCGATTGACCAGGAGACGCTGAAGCACGTGGCCAGGACGGTGGCGCTGGTGGAGCTTTCTAGCCACGTGATCGATGTTGTGTTTACGATTTTCGATGAAAACA TGGACGGCCAGCTAAGCAATCGTGAGTTTGTGGCGGTCATGAAGAACCGACTGCTGCGCGGGCTCGAAAAACCGAAAGACACCGGGTTCGTCAAGCTAATGCATTCGATACTAAAGTGTGCCAAGGATACGAAACCCGTGCTGCTCGACCTGTAA